The Nostoc sp. 'Peltigera membranacea cyanobiont' N6 genome contains the following window.
AAGGTTTCCGGTGTTTGTGGTAGTTGATGTATGGCTACAATTGCTGTCCGTAGCGCATCACCTAAAAAGTATACTCCTGGCAACCACCCCAATTTTTGATTAACATTAAAGCTCGATAGTAGTGCTGGGGATGCAGTTGGGCTAAGAACCCATAGTTTCGGAATATCTGACTCTTGGAGTCTGGTTTTATTCGCTTTAGCGTCTCGCCGTAAGAGAGCTTTTACTTCTAATAATTTTTGAATACAATCACAAATTTCATCACTAGAAGCTGCATTGCGAAATGGTTCTAATATTGCCGGAAATTCGGCAAATCTTCCCAGTAGCCCTAGCACTTCTAAATTAGAGCTTTGCTGTACTGAAGGAGTAAATAATACATCAATTTCTTTGATCTCTCCTGATATTTTTGATGATGACTTTACTTCCCCATAAGGTTTTAAAAGTTCTTCTAGATAGTCTTTGGCAAATTCGTCATGTACAAATCGAGTCATTCAATTTGGGTTATTAAGAATTAATTTGAAGTTATTAATAATATTTTATCTGTATTTATAACCAATTTTAATCACACCTCAAAATAAAGAGCCTTAATATTTTGGCAGATTGTATGGTAGTATACTTTCAAATTCGATGCTCCCATTCTTTGTTTATACCAAATTTTAATACTTAACGGGAAAAGTCAAATTCCTGTTGCTCTTCAAGTAGCTGCTTGAGGGAAGGGGAGTGAAAGGTTACGAAGAGTATGCTCTCAGGAGATAGAGTGATGGCAGGAAAAATTAAATTAAAGATCGGCAACTCGGTCATTGTTAAACCAGGCGTACTAGACCCAGATTTGGGAACTGACATTAGTGGTTGGCAAGGAAGAATCTCAGAAATTAATCCAGAGAACAATAGCATTTGTATTGATTGGGATAGCATCACCTTGAAAAATATCCCGTCAGAAGTGATTTTTAAGTGTGAAGAAGAGGGTTTGGACTGGAGCCAGATATACCTCGAACCAACAGATGTGGAATTAACTCAAGCAAAAGACACAGAAAAAGATGTTGCTGCCATAATTGAGGAAATTGAGGCAAAACATCGTTGGAGTCATTTAGGAGAAGAGGGAAAGCGTATTCAAGCAGTATTAGTCGATGTTGAACCTGATGATGAAATAGCGGCTTTTGAAACTTGGTCAGAGCATCTGAAAAAAGTACTGAGTTTTCCTTTTAAAGCTAAAGTCGCCGAATTTCAAGAAACAGGTCCACTCAGAACCGACGATCAAGTAACGCTAGAGGGAATTACATCTGTAGAGGATCTGTACGGTATTCTTGTTAAAGTTAAGCATGAGCGCAGAGGATATGATTTTCCCCTTTGTGACTTGGAGGCGA
Protein-coding sequences here:
- a CDS encoding DUF4351 domain-containing protein, translated to MTRFVHDEFAKDYLEELLKPYGEVKSSSKISGEIKEIDVLFTPSVQQSSNLEVLGLLGRFAEFPAILEPFRNAASSDEICDCIQKLLEVKALLRRDAKANKTRLQESDIPKLWVLSPTASPALLSSFNVNQKLGWLPGVYFLGDALRTAIVAIHQLPQTPETLWLRILGRGSVQSQAIVELSALPLNHPYKQATLELVYNLRENLRINQNLESDDRELIMRLEPLYQQDRERAKLEGKQEGKEEGKQEGKQEGQQDLIIRQLNRRFGEIDASLIERIRGLSIEQLQGLGETLLDFSVVADLEAWLNQQAG
- a CDS encoding calcium-binding protein, with amino-acid sequence MAGKIKLKIGNSVIVKPGVLDPDLGTDISGWQGRISEINPENNSICIDWDSITLKNIPSEVIFKCEEEGLDWSQIYLEPTDVELTQAKDTEKDVAAIIEEIEAKHRWSHLGEEGKRIQAVLVDVEPDDEIAAFETWSEHLKKVLSFPFKAKVAEFQETGPLRTDDQVTLEGITSVEDLYGILVKVKHERRGYDFPLCDLEATDSKSPNYGFLRDYVVWFANR